The window TCATGTTTTTCATGTATGTTTGTTTCGTTAGACATAAGAAGTGAATTATAGACCTTTAAGTTGACGTCTGAAAACCTCAATCAATCAATCATAATCCACTGCAAAAATCCGAGACCATAACATGTAGTTTGTTAACACATTCGAACGATGAAAATGAAGATACACACAACACTCAACTCGTCTATTGATGAACATGAATTGTTTTCACAAATTAGAGTGATGTTCTATCCTTAATTTCAGGATGGTCCAATTTACGAAGCTATGTTATCCAAATTTAAGATGTACATAATTCTTCATCCAATTAACAAATTGTCACATGGGAGGAGGCCAAAGCATTCACTCACAAAGTTGTAACAAGGACACAAGAACGACCTCATAGACAGTCCTCTCTATAACTAGACACAGTAAAAGCGATATATCTACTTATCTAGGTGGGCTAACCAGTCTTCTCCATCTGACTGCATCAAAAAACTCTTCGATTTGGGAAGACTGAAGAGTACTCATTTTGTGACATGTTATAAGACAGTGGACCAAAAAAGAAGCCTATATATAAGACAATACAAAATCATCAAGCAGCATATGCATCCACTCTCAAATTGCTGCCCTCATAGCCTCACGCGTCGCTTCTGAAGGACCTTTTCCGCTGCCTCTGAAGTACGTGTACACTTGCTGCAAATATGAAACAAGTAAGTTTCTCCCAAGAGGAAAAAGAAACCGATGATGAGAGTATGGCAGTCAGTTAATCATCTGACCTTAAGAACCCACAAGCAGAGGAGTGTTTCGCAGACATACAGCCCAAATCCTATGAAGTAAAACATCTGCGATAGAGTTACAAAGTGTTCATGAGAGATCAAACCATCAACAATGGCAAGCTAACAGTCTCTCGAACATTTCTATTTTAATTTAATTAATAAACTAACAGTCTCTCAGTTTTTTCGGTATTGTACAGAAGACTAAAACAATATGAAGCCAACATAAAGTATCGAAAGCTTGAAACTTACCTGAACAAAAAGGTTCCGAGCATATACGACTGCAGGGATAATACCTCTGTTCACATAATCACACAAATCAGCTTCATTGGAAAGAGGACAATTTATTGTTGATGAATGTACACTCTTGACAACATTCTTAAAAATGGATGGTGATCACTAGTTCACTACTAGAAGAGAAACCAAGGTTTAGCATTGGTAGAAATCTCTACGCCTAGATTTGCATGATATCAAAATTATAGGAGAGCTGTGGACATTGATGCAAGATATTCACCAATAAGCTAAAATATTATAACGTTGAATGGCACATCTTTGATCCATTTTGACAGCAGTCATTACTAAATCTGAGTAAAATAGATGACTAGGTAAGAAAAACTCACGCAATAGTTGCTCCCGACCAGAGAACTGGAGGAGAAATTGAACAAAAGACGCAAAATCCAATATGGAGCTGCAGATAGGAAACAAGGGGCAACATAAGCGAATTTCCTTGTCATCTTAAATTGAATGCAGATAATAGCACTACTAACTAGAATATAAGCTTACGCAGTAACTCAAGAAAAACCCAGCAAAACTTAGGGCACTATCGGTCCTGTAATAGATGGCACACGATTAGAATAAGAAAGTAAGAAACAAAATTCATAGGACAAAGCTGTGTCATGTGCATTCTTAGCATATCATAACATAGAGTAGAATAGAGTGCATTTTCCCATTAACATCTTCTGAGTAGATGATTAAGTCATCAAAAGGGTAATCATCTTCATAGGCCTATCCAGCTAGCCTCATTACAGTTTTTGTGTAGTGATTTGGAAAGTGAAAACAAGGGAGTTCCATAGAATTGTAAGTACCTCATAGCGCGATAAAGAGGGCGATACCAGAGAAAATATGCTAGAGGACACACTATGATGAAGTTGAAGATAGACAAAATGACAGCGCCTATACCAGTCCCAAGCCCTATAACAGTACGTAGACAAGTTTAGGCAAAGTTTTATATATATGCAACAGTTTAAATATTTATATGGTAAGGATTTAAGATCATACATCCACCATTGACACAATATACGGAAGCTGCAACAATACTCCAGAACATACAGAAAGCGAAACCTGAGAAATGTCATAAACTTAGTCAATTGAAGCTACATGCAACAGCACAATTTGACTTGATTTAGTTAGAAGACCTTTAGATAGAGAACATAAAGCAATTTTGAATCCTGACAATTACTACAGAAGAATGTATACAGCGATAAACATACCCAAAAATGTACTGAACGCAACATACATGATCTTCTGTAGGTGGATCGGTACATCGTTTTGAATGTCATGATGAAT of the Fragaria vesca subsp. vesca linkage group LG6, FraVesHawaii_1.0, whole genome shotgun sequence genome contains:
- the LOC101303057 gene encoding putative secretory carrier-associated membrane protein 1-like, with product MSRYEANPFAEDDVNPFAGGGSRLTPLPPEPYDRGATVDIPLDNSRSFKKKEKELKAKEAELSRKERELRKQEEAIEKAGGKVVKDKKNFPPFAPIIHHDIQNDVPIHLQKIMYVAFSTFLGFAFCMFWSIVAASVYCVNGGWLGTGIGAVILSIFNFIIVCPLAYFLWYRPLYRAMRTDSALSFAGFFLSYCLHIGFCVFCSISPPVLWSGATIAGIIPAVVYARNLFVQMFYFIGFGLYVCETLLCLWVLKQVYTYFRGSGKGPSEATREAMRAAI